The following are encoded in a window of Apteryx mantelli isolate bAptMan1 chromosome 17, bAptMan1.hap1, whole genome shotgun sequence genomic DNA:
- the EIF2B1 gene encoding translation initiation factor eIF2B subunit alpha has translation MSTEDLIEAFRAQLRDDPDVASAVAAIRALLGFLKQDRGETMQGLRKSLRTAIDTLSRVDSSVAVSSGGELFLRFISLTSLEYSDYSTCKEIMIERGEIFLRRVSLSRNKIAKLCHPFIRDGARILTHAYSRVVLRVLEAAVESKKRFSIYVTESQPDQAGQKMAKALRKLNIPVTVILDAAVGYIMEKVDLVLVGAEGVVESGGIINKIGTNQIAVCAKAQNKPFYVVAESFKFVRLFPLNQQDVPDKFKYKADTLKTSQNLTEEHPWIDYTSPSLITLLFTDLGVLTPSAVSDELIKLYL, from the exons atgAGCACGGAGG ACCTGATCGAGGCCTTCCGGGCGCAGCTGCGGGACGACCCCGACGTGGCCTCGGCCGTGGCCGCCATCCGCGCGCTGCTGGGCTTCCTCAAGCAGGACCGAG gcgaGACCATGCAGGGCCTGCGGAAGAGCCTGCGGACCGCCATCGACACGCTGTCGCGGGTGGACTCCTCGGTGGCCGTGTCCTCCGGCGGGGAGCTCTTCCTGCGCTTCATCAGCCTCACCTCGCTGGAGTACTCG GACTACTCCACGTGCAAAGAAATCATGATCGAGCGAGGCGAGATCTTCCTCAGGAGGGTCTCCCTGTCGAGGAACAAGATCGCCAAGCTCTGCCATCCCTTCATCCGAGATGGTGCC CGAATATTGACACATGCCTACTCAAGAGTGGTCCTCAGAGTGTTAGAAGCAGCTGTTGAGTCAAAGAAGCGATTCAGCATTTATGTCACCGAATCACAGCCAGATCAAGCAGG ACAAAAAATGGCAAAAGCCCTGAGGAAGCTGAACATTCCTGTGACTGTGATTCTAGATGCTGCAGTTGG CTACATTATGGAGAAAGTGGACCTGGTGTTAGTTGGTGCTGAAGGTGTAGTTGAAAGCGGAGGAATTATTAACAAG ATTGGCACTAATCAAATTGCAGTGTGCGCCAAAGCTCAGAATAAGCCATTTTATGTTGTAGCAGAAAGTTTCAAGTTTGTAAGACTTTTCCCTCTAAATCAGCAGGATGTCCCAGATAAGTTTAAG TACAAAGCAGACACTCTGAAAACAAGTCAAAATCTAACAGAGGAGCATCCCTGGATTGACTACACATCACCATCGCTGATCACATTACTGTTTACAGACCTAGGTGTATTGACTCCATCAGCCGTCAGTGATGAACTTATTAAACTCTATCTGTAA